The sequence GTCTTTTTATAATACGGTTTGTTGTGATAATAATGGGAAAAAGTTAATGTGTGTTAACTTTGTCATAAGCTCTACTTCAGAAAAAGCTTCTGAAAATTTCttgaagaaaaccttttttttcctgcataaacTTTAACTCAAGCCCTAAACTGTGTCATTTTGAGATTATGCCAAACCTAATTGTTAAtcctgattttttcatttttcatttttcctctgacCAGGAATTGATGAAATGAGGGCAAATTACCTGCTTAGTGACTACTGCGCTAGGGCAGCTTCTAAAAAGACGCTAAAATCTTAGGATTCCCTCCAGTTAGACTGATTTGCACATGTAAATTCATTATCAGTAGAAGTCTGAGGGTTTAGACCTTTGGAGCCTAATTTATAGCTATTTACACTTACATGGAACAACTCTTAACATTCACGGAAAAGAgggaactgaaataaaaaggctTGAAAGCAAAGCTTCCAGgactagatttttaaaatatctttttgcaaCACAGAGCGAAATGGCATTCCTAACACTTTAGCTGCAAACTTCTGTACCACAGAGGTTGCTTTTACCTTAAGTACAGACTTTGACCTtaatgcattttttgtttgtggtgtgtgggtttttgattttaaaatgtttttgcaacTTCCAGGAGCAGCATTCCTGGCGATTACAACAATTTATGCAGAGAGTGGTTCAGGATTTGTGCTGCCGAGCGCCTCTGCCAAAGCTGGTGTAGAAGCAATGAGCAAGTGAGTAATACAGCAAAACGTGTCTTCTACTTTTCACGTCTTTGAGGTAGTGTAACTGGTCTATAAACTTGGAGCTAGTTGGTATAATCCTCCTATTCCATTGTATCATAAGAGAACCTTCCAGCCTCCAGTATCCTAGCAAGAAAATAGTATTTCATATAGTATTGACAGCTTCTTACAGAACGAAGCATTAACTGCTATTATGATGATGATTTTTATCACAAGGATGAGATAAGGACAAGTGGAACTACTTTTTTTGGCAATAGCAAGTTCTAAAGTTTCAATTACAGAGTTTCGATAATCAGATTCCCTTGCATTCTAATTGGCAAATCAACACTTGAAGACAGTTACTAGGGGAATTGTTCAAGGTCTATAGTgcctttcactttcttttgtCCCAGGAAAAGATCTGCTTGTATTTGGGTGGAGTATACTGTTGCTTCACCTATCTAGtttcaaaaagaaatgtgtttcctatcagtattttaaattaaggTCTGCAGTTACACTTAATTCAGAACAGTTTCTAGTGACGTACCCATGTTATTCGGCAAATAAAAGGATTTCTACCATTATTAACTATAGGGCAGTCCTTCATAGCAAATAGTTCTTCCTTTGCACTTGGGCAGAAGGAATTGAATAGTTTGTCAGCCTCGTAGTAACTAGAATTCTTTATCTGGAAAAATAAGAGAGAATGATTGATGGTCTCGATTTCTGTTCTGTAGAGCTGTAACTGAAGCGTGTACTTTTCAGAGACTTTATGACCCAGTTAATTCATTCACTGTAGTAGATGGTCTATCTGAAGTACTACTTATGCAGAGAAAATGTTGCTATAAAGCGAAATTATTCTGCTGCTCCCATTTTAGAATGTAACCTCTGTTTTGTGTTATTACAAGACATCTAATGTGAGAGCTATGGTGAAGGTGTTAGAAACGTATACTTGGGGATAGTCTAAATTACCAGAGAAAGATGGTGGCCTAAAGTTGTTTGTCAAGGAGTTTAGGTGCCAAAATCATCTGTGTGATTTGTGAGGGAGAAAGAATTGTTCCTTAATGTTGCTTTATCTATGATGCCTCTATTAAATTAATGTTCctctgtttgtgatttttttttttctttcttctctgaaatgtttttgaacatgtgaaggacaaaaaaaacatcccttCAGTAGGAATGCCTTCTTCAGGAAAATTATAATATTTACACATTTCATTCAGTTTTAAatgctttgttgttgttgctgaatAACATTATTaatatattgtttttaaaatactgatgcaTTCTGTTAATGAATTTTTAGGTCTCTTGCGGCTGAATGGGGTAAATACGGCATGAGATTCAATGTGATTCAACCAGGTCCAATAAAAACAAAGGTACATAGCATGAAGTGAAACATAGCCTTGAATATGCTTTGTAGTACAGACTTAACTTTAAGATAGTTTAACCTTTTCTGTGACTGTTAAATTCAAGTATGATTTCCTTGGTAGTCAAGACTGTGCTGGACTATTGAACACACTACCTCTCAATAATTCTTTCATAAAATTGAGTTTCTTGAACTTCTGAAACCTTCCACTACCCCTTCTACTATTCTGATATAAATGAAACCTTTCTTTAGTGTTTCaaataaatatatcaaaataGTTAATGTTGATTCTTTTCAACTGTACGTACCTAGTTTGTCAAGTGAAGTGAATTCTTACACTTGGTGGAATAGAAGTGCCTGTTTCTGCCTGAACTcctaaattttaaacaaaacatctcATCGATTCCAAAATTTCAGAATCTCTTTTAGGTATATGAGAACAGAATCTCACTAGTTTTGTTGAAAATcacaaaactagaaagaaaaaaaaactaagtcAGCAAGGAAACATGAAGCTTTGATATGAGTGAAAAGGAGGACTGGAGGGTTTGAAGGAAGTAATCCAGACCAgctgaaacaggaagaaaaaagaaagcagtcctgcaagagaagagaggaggatcCGTTTCACAATGAATCAAAATATTACAATTATGAGCAGTAACAGCTAATAATGGTATAACTACTACCTGTAAAATGTGtcacagttggtttttttgggggtaggGGTGCAGggttgcttgcttttctttttttttttcctccccatattttccttctttcctcttgtcaGCATTAGATGCTACACTGGACAACTTAGTTTTACCTTTTTTGACTGTGAAGAAACATAAGTGGCAGTATCAGCGGGGTAATAAGAATGTTGaaacaacattacagaatcaGACCAAAAGTCCTCCAGGCCTTGTATCTGGTGGATTTTTAGGCAAGAGTAGAAGAAAAACATCTAATGAGATTTCTTCTTTATGACTCCAGCCTCTGGCAGTCTATGACTCAGGGAGTCTGATACAGTTGATAACTCTCTGATATTGTAATCATCTTCTAGCCATTGCTGCAATgctgaacttgattttttttttttttttttcttttcagttttacttaCTCTATGTCATATGTAATTTATTTCTGTCACTTTCCCGCTCCTCTTCTCTGCTTGTTCCTCTCCCTTGTCCATGCTGCAATTTTGAATCTTGCTTATTTCCTCAAATGTTTAATAAGGGTTTGGGAAACAAAGATCATTAGCCCCTTTTGGCTTTCATAGATAGATGGTGGGTGACTCTCCCAATCATGTTCAATTCCAGCTTGTCATCCTCAGTAGATGCATATCAGTTCGACAGGGataaattgttttctgttctctACTTCTTTTTCATCCTACTGACAAAAGAGGGTATGAACAGTTTACTCACAAATGTTAACTTCCATATTGTTTATGCTGAGTCAGATCTCTGTtggattttaatttctgatgtAGTTAcaacttttttaatatttctcttaattCTCAGGGTGCTTTTAGCCGCCTTGATCCAACGGGCACATTTGAGAAGAAGATAATTGAGAGGATTCCCTGTGGTCGTCTGGGAACCGTAGAAGAAATTGCAAATCTTGCTGCCTATTTCTGCAGTGACTATGCAAGCTGGGTTAATGGAGCAGTAAGTTTTGGTTGATCTTGTTTATACAATTAACCTGATGATGGCCTTGGTTTTTCTGATACTTTTTAAAGCCCTGGTttcagaaatgaaacagaaactgtTACTTTGAAATTCTTTACAAGCATTATTAACCTTTTAGTTGTAATGCATGACAATTCGTACCTTTAAAAAGTGGTTGAATTAGATTATTTTGGGCGTGGGTGTTCCTGacgcaaataaataaaaattactttcaaagtTCGTAACAAGGGAATGCTACAGAATAATCCACCATTATTAAAAGCCACTGCTTATGCTTTTTCTAGGTTATTAGAATGGATGGTGGGGAATATGTTTCTATGGCAGGAGAGTTCAACGATTTGAAGAAGGTATTAAATTCCTTGCTTGCTATTTTACATTCTTTGTTAATACTTAGATGTGTAGTTATTACAGGGAATTCCAATAAAACACTCTTTTCTTTTGCTAGGTTACCAAAGAGCAGTGGGATATGATGGAAGCAAtgattagaaaaacaaaaggctCTTAAAGTATGTAACTGTGGTGGAGACTTTTGGAAACGAACTACTACTTTTTCATGACTGTTTAGAAATAACCAATTGAGAAATAGCCTTCAAAATCTTTTGTATGctaatttcaataaaaatattttgaaattgttGTACTTTGAATATAGCatgtgtattttttccatttatcaaTAGCGAACAACAGTTGTTGTTCAATGAAACTTTATTGTTCTTTAGATTATGTCTTATACATCCATGCCATGGTCTacaattagctttttttttaatatttcagaggatttttttgtttctcagacaTATGCAAGTGTCTCAATATTGTAATTCCAATAGCATTTCAGAACTACTATAACCGAATATAATTGTTAATCTGAAGAAAAACTAAGAAATTAAGTCCTAATCTTCCCACTT comes from Numenius arquata chromosome 3, bNumArq3.hap1.1, whole genome shotgun sequence and encodes:
- the DECR1 gene encoding 2,4-dienoyl-CoA reductase [(3E)-enoyl-CoA-producing], mitochondrial isoform X2 codes for the protein MLPPNTFQGKVAFITGGGTGLGKGMTTALSSLGATCVIASRKLDVLKGTAEEIFSKTGNKVHAIQCDVRDPASVKNAVAEIIQVAGHPDVVINNAAGNFISPSERLSANAWKTITDIVLNGTAFVTLEIGKELIKVKKGAAFLAITTIYAESGSGFVLPSASAKAGVEAMSKSLAAEWGKYGMRFNVIQPGPIKTKGAFSRLDPTGTFEKKIIERIPCGRLGTVEEIANLAAYFCSDYASWVNGAVIRMDGGEYVSMAGEFNDLKKVTKEQWDMMEAMIRKTKGS